From one Nocardioides scoriae genomic stretch:
- a CDS encoding OsmC family protein: MPLVPFVVESHGSGVAQDITVQGEHAHRFTSDTYPAFGGEDSSPSPLAYTLGALTSCNQISAQLVAKDLGLRVGAFTFTAQGDLDPSVFVGGAQGDANFRSVSVQATVETDAEGETFDHFVAELERRCPVTQLFRRSGLSYSSTWTPRPLGD; encoded by the coding sequence ATGCCCCTCGTCCCCTTCGTCGTCGAGAGCCACGGCTCGGGTGTCGCCCAGGACATCACCGTGCAGGGCGAGCACGCCCACCGGTTCACCTCCGACACCTACCCGGCCTTCGGTGGCGAGGACTCCTCCCCCAGCCCGCTGGCCTACACGCTGGGGGCGCTGACGTCGTGCAACCAGATCAGTGCGCAGCTGGTGGCCAAGGACCTCGGGCTCCGGGTCGGCGCCTTCACGTTCACCGCGCAGGGCGACCTCGACCCGTCCGTCTTCGTGGGCGGCGCGCAGGGCGACGCCAACTTCCGCTCGGTCAGCGTGCAGGCGACCGTGGAGACCGACGCCGAGGGCGAGACCTTCGACCACTTCGTCGCCGAGCTCGAGCGGCGCTGCCCGGTGACCCAGCTCTTCCGCCGCAGCGGGCTGTCCTACTCCTCGACCTGGACGCCCCGGCCGCTCGGCGACTGA
- a CDS encoding SDR family NAD(P)-dependent oxidoreductase, whose translation MTVAGPARRVLVTGASSGIGRATAHRLATEGARLVLVSRSVEVLEEVARECTARGAAEVLVVPADVGDHAAVDAALATAVAAYDGIDGVVHAAGVAAYGRFQDVPPEVFEGVVRTNLVGTANVARASLRVFEERGGGSLVLLGSVLGKIATPWMSPYAVSKWGVAGLARSLQIEARRLPGTRVTLVSPGGVDTPIYDLAATVTGHAGNPPPPVTTPERVAAACVRGLDQQRRDVDVGRGNKLMVTGFRRLPGVFDRLVTPLMDRFGQDGRTKPATTGNVLAPARGEAVRGRWPHVWGQLR comes from the coding sequence GTGACCGTCGCCGGGCCGGCCCGCCGCGTCCTGGTCACCGGGGCGTCCTCGGGCATCGGTCGGGCGACCGCGCACCGGCTGGCGACCGAGGGCGCGCGACTGGTCCTGGTCTCCCGGTCGGTCGAGGTGCTCGAGGAGGTCGCTCGCGAGTGCACCGCCCGCGGGGCGGCCGAGGTGCTGGTGGTGCCCGCCGACGTCGGCGACCACGCGGCCGTCGACGCGGCGCTGGCGACCGCCGTCGCCGCGTACGACGGGATCGACGGGGTGGTGCACGCCGCCGGCGTCGCGGCGTACGGCCGGTTCCAGGACGTGCCCCCGGAGGTCTTCGAGGGCGTCGTGCGGACCAACCTGGTCGGCACCGCCAACGTCGCGCGGGCCTCGCTGCGCGTGTTCGAGGAGCGCGGGGGCGGTTCGCTGGTGCTGCTCGGCTCGGTGCTGGGCAAGATCGCCACGCCCTGGATGTCGCCGTACGCCGTCAGCAAGTGGGGCGTGGCCGGGCTGGCCCGCTCGCTGCAGATCGAGGCCCGGCGCCTGCCCGGCACACGCGTCACGCTGGTGTCCCCGGGCGGCGTCGACACCCCGATCTACGACCTCGCCGCGACCGTCACCGGCCATGCCGGCAACCCACCGCCGCCGGTGACCACCCCGGAGCGGGTCGCCGCCGCCTGCGTGCGGGGGCTCGACCAGCAGCGCCGCGACGTCGACGTCGGACGGGGCAACAAGCTGATGGTCACCGGGTTCCGCCGGCTGCCGGGCGTCTTCGACCGGCTCGTGACCCCGCTGATGGACCGCTTCGGCCAGGACGGACGCACCAAGCCGGCCACCACCGGCAACGTGCTCGCCCCCGCCCGGGGCGAGGCAGTCCGGGGCCGCTGGCCCCACGTGTGGGGGCAGCTGCGCTAG
- a CDS encoding zinc-dependent alcohol dehydrogenase — MRALTFHGKRDLRVEDVPDPRIEQPNDAIVKVTSSAICGSDLHLMEVLGPFIGRGAVLGHEPMGIVEEVGPEVTHIRPGDRVVVPFNISCGHCWMCTRGLMAQCETTQNRATGKGASLFGYTDLYGAVPGGQAEHLRVPQAQFGPIPVPSDEPDERFLFLSDIIPTAWQAVVWADVQPGSTVAVFGLGPVGQFATRIAKHLGASRVIGIDRVPERLAMAQRHGIETLDDSGVDDVPAALLELVDGRGPDCVVEAVGMEAHGSPFGKLAHGIVGMLPDAVAAPLADRMALDRLGALHSSIKCVRRGGTVSVSGVYGGEIDPMPMMEMFDRGITMRFGQCHVKRWIDDIMPVVLDDADPLGTLDLTTHHLPLEQAPHGYDLFQEKQDGCIKVVLKP, encoded by the coding sequence ATGCGAGCACTGACCTTCCACGGCAAGCGCGACCTGCGGGTCGAGGACGTCCCCGACCCGCGCATCGAGCAGCCCAACGACGCCATCGTCAAGGTGACGTCGTCGGCGATCTGCGGGTCCGACCTGCACCTGATGGAGGTGCTCGGCCCGTTCATCGGCCGGGGCGCCGTCCTGGGCCACGAGCCGATGGGCATCGTCGAGGAGGTGGGCCCCGAGGTCACCCACATCCGGCCGGGCGACCGGGTGGTGGTGCCGTTCAACATCTCGTGCGGCCACTGCTGGATGTGCACCCGCGGGCTGATGGCGCAGTGCGAGACCACGCAGAACCGCGCCACCGGCAAGGGCGCCAGCCTGTTCGGCTACACGGACCTGTACGGCGCGGTGCCCGGCGGCCAGGCCGAGCACCTCCGCGTCCCGCAGGCCCAGTTCGGCCCGATCCCGGTGCCCTCGGACGAGCCCGACGAGCGCTTCCTGTTCCTCTCCGACATCATCCCGACCGCCTGGCAGGCCGTCGTCTGGGCCGACGTCCAGCCCGGCAGCACCGTCGCGGTCTTCGGGCTCGGGCCCGTGGGCCAGTTCGCCACCCGCATCGCCAAGCACCTGGGCGCCTCCCGCGTCATCGGCATCGACCGCGTGCCCGAGCGGCTGGCCATGGCCCAGCGCCACGGCATCGAGACCCTCGACGACTCGGGCGTCGACGACGTCCCGGCCGCCCTCCTCGAGCTGGTCGACGGTCGCGGCCCCGACTGCGTGGTCGAGGCCGTCGGCATGGAGGCCCACGGGTCGCCCTTCGGCAAGCTCGCCCACGGCATCGTCGGGATGCTGCCCGACGCCGTGGCCGCCCCGCTGGCCGACAGGATGGCCCTCGACCGCCTCGGTGCCCTGCACAGCTCGATCAAGTGCGTGCGCCGGGGCGGGACGGTCTCGGTCAGCGGCGTCTACGGCGGGGAGATCGACCCGATGCCGATGATGGAGATGTTCGACCGCGGGATCACGATGCGCTTCGGGCAGTGCCACGTGAAGCGCTGGATCGACGACATCATGCCGGTCGTGCTCGACGACGCCGACCCGCTCGGCACCCTGGACCTCACCACCCACCACCTGCCGCTCGAGCAGGCGCCGCACGGCTACGACCTGTTCCAGGAGAAGCAGGACGGCTGCATCAAGGTGGTGCTGAAGCCGTGA
- a CDS encoding PAS domain-containing sensor histidine kinase — MSVLRSRLVVVLALMALAAVVVAVASPSGSLVATLWPVGLASVLLTVDHRASQPVRWTAIGVVALVSFAVGGLPVAVSVVLSAGVVTEAGLTRLLLVRRLGPRLDLAEDRDVASYLLGTAAGAAAGGLVLGLAAALTGADDWAYVALAAFLLHWLSHLLLLGVVARAVPSSCAQGTTGRCVRWAVLLGLLVGSAIAGDQAAPPLLAFPVLVFPVLAWGALRAPLRETALQLVVVGAALVVPTAAGRGLFSLLPGPPGPAELVPVALAVLAATLTCLPLSVTVGRARTGAREAATTAARLENITATAPGVALMELDATGRIALVNPAAANLLGPESEVVGRRLDELGSPQPVVTHRVRNHRRASGRDLAATPQDWRPHRAPGDEVLLALSLVAVESEDGEVVGHVASAQDVTARLHAEQALGAAREAERRVVAQLEEATATKDAFVSTVSHELRTPLTSIIGWLEILTDDDSVTRPANERSALWKIQSNSQRLLHLIDSLLLLSRLETTGAGDDDADAATDGPEAATVDLTEVVRSATAAFLPGGSKAQHWHQVVVHLPSEPLPVRGHADQLGRLVTELCDNAVTYTPGAGVVTVTLRADPAAGLVISVADTGVGLSPSEAARVFGRFVRGSYAEEHAIEGAGMGLSLSRDIARKHGGGLTVTSAPGKGCTFTACLPPVVPPPEATPAEEETG; from the coding sequence ATGAGCGTGCTCAGGTCTCGCCTCGTCGTCGTCCTCGCGCTGATGGCTCTCGCGGCCGTCGTGGTCGCCGTGGCGTCGCCCTCCGGCAGCCTCGTCGCGACCCTGTGGCCCGTGGGGCTCGCGTCGGTGCTCCTGACGGTCGACCACCGCGCGAGCCAGCCGGTGCGGTGGACGGCCATCGGCGTCGTCGCGCTGGTGTCCTTCGCCGTGGGCGGTCTCCCGGTTGCCGTCTCGGTGGTCCTCTCCGCGGGCGTGGTCACGGAGGCTGGGCTGACCAGGCTGCTGCTGGTCCGCCGGCTCGGCCCCCGCCTCGACTTGGCCGAGGACCGCGACGTGGCGTCGTACCTCCTCGGCACCGCGGCGGGAGCGGCCGCGGGTGGGCTCGTCCTCGGGCTGGCGGCGGCGCTGACGGGGGCGGACGACTGGGCGTACGTCGCGCTGGCGGCCTTCCTGCTCCACTGGCTCTCGCACCTGCTCCTGCTGGGCGTCGTCGCCAGGGCGGTGCCGTCCTCCTGCGCCCAGGGCACGACCGGGCGGTGCGTCCGCTGGGCGGTGCTGCTGGGCCTCCTGGTCGGGTCCGCCATCGCGGGCGACCAGGCTGCGCCCCCGCTGCTGGCCTTCCCCGTGCTGGTCTTCCCGGTGCTGGCCTGGGGTGCCCTGCGCGCGCCCCTCCGCGAGACCGCGCTGCAGCTGGTCGTGGTCGGCGCCGCGCTCGTCGTTCCCACCGCTGCGGGTCGCGGCCTGTTCTCGCTCCTGCCCGGGCCGCCGGGTCCGGCCGAGCTGGTCCCCGTCGCCCTGGCCGTCCTGGCAGCGACGCTGACCTGCCTGCCCCTGTCCGTCACCGTCGGACGGGCCCGCACCGGTGCGCGGGAGGCCGCGACGACGGCCGCGCGCCTGGAGAACATCACCGCGACCGCTCCGGGCGTCGCCCTCATGGAGCTCGACGCCACCGGACGCATCGCGCTGGTGAACCCGGCGGCGGCGAACCTCCTCGGACCCGAGTCCGAGGTGGTCGGGCGTCGGCTCGACGAGCTCGGCTCGCCCCAACCCGTCGTCACGCACAGGGTGCGCAACCACCGGAGGGCGTCGGGTCGCGACCTGGCGGCCACCCCCCAGGACTGGCGTCCCCACCGCGCTCCCGGCGACGAGGTCCTGCTGGCGCTGTCGCTGGTGGCCGTCGAGTCCGAGGACGGCGAGGTCGTCGGTCACGTCGCGTCCGCGCAGGACGTGACCGCACGTCTCCACGCCGAGCAGGCCCTGGGCGCGGCGCGGGAGGCGGAGCGACGGGTGGTGGCGCAGCTGGAGGAGGCCACCGCGACGAAGGACGCCTTCGTCTCCACGGTCAGCCACGAGCTCCGCACGCCGCTGACGAGCATCATCGGCTGGCTCGAGATCCTCACCGACGACGACAGCGTCACCAGGCCGGCCAACGAGCGCTCGGCCCTGTGGAAGATCCAGTCCAACAGCCAGCGCCTCCTGCACCTGATCGACAGCCTGCTGCTGCTGTCGAGGCTGGAGACGACGGGGGCCGGCGACGACGACGCGGACGCGGCGACGGACGGCCCCGAGGCGGCCACGGTGGACCTGACCGAGGTCGTGCGGTCGGCCACCGCGGCCTTCCTGCCCGGGGGGTCGAAGGCGCAGCACTGGCACCAGGTGGTGGTCCACCTGCCGTCCGAGCCCCTCCCGGTCCGCGGTCACGCCGACCAGCTGGGACGGCTCGTCACCGAGCTGTGCGACAACGCCGTCACCTACACGCCGGGCGCCGGGGTCGTCACCGTGACGTTGCGCGCCGACCCCGCGGCCGGCCTGGTGATCTCGGTCGCCGACACGGGCGTCGGCCTGTCCCCGTCGGAGGCGGCCCGCGTCTTCGGGCGGTTCGTCCGCGGCTCGTACGCCGAGGAGCACGCCATCGAGGGAGCCGGCATGGGCCTCAGCCTGAGCCGCGACATCGCCCGGAAGCACGGCGGTGGCCTCACGGTGACGTCGGCGCCGGGGAAGGGCTGCACCTTCACGGCGTGCCTGCCGCCGGTCGTCCCGCCGCCGGAGGCCACGCCCGCCGAGGAGGAGACCGGCTGA
- a CDS encoding class I SAM-dependent methyltransferase, translating to MSDHAWPPGFFDRQDPSDDAAFYAPPRFVTHIDDDAVRAVSDLYDELGVPDGRTLDLMSSWVSHLSRAPVDGLTVLGMNARELHANPLADEVVVQDLNVDPRLPFEDASFDAVVCCVSVDYLVHPVEVLRDAARVLRPGGLVVLTFSNRCFPTKAIRGWLATDEDGRVAIVRDYLERAGFTDVRTELRTERRRGGDPLHAAWARTT from the coding sequence ATGTCCGACCACGCCTGGCCACCCGGCTTCTTCGACCGGCAGGACCCCAGCGACGACGCCGCCTTCTACGCGCCGCCGCGGTTCGTCACCCACATCGACGACGACGCCGTCCGGGCGGTCTCCGACCTGTACGACGAGCTCGGCGTCCCCGACGGCCGGACCCTCGACCTGATGTCGTCCTGGGTGTCGCACCTGTCCCGCGCGCCGGTCGACGGACTCACCGTCCTCGGCATGAACGCACGCGAGCTGCACGCCAACCCCCTGGCCGACGAGGTCGTCGTCCAGGACCTCAACGTGGACCCGCGCCTGCCCTTCGAGGACGCGTCGTTCGACGCCGTGGTGTGCTGCGTCTCGGTCGACTACCTCGTCCACCCGGTCGAGGTGCTGCGCGACGCCGCACGGGTGCTGCGTCCCGGCGGCCTGGTGGTGCTCACCTTCAGCAACCGCTGCTTCCCGACCAAGGCCATCCGCGGGTGGCTGGCCACCGACGAGGACGGTCGCGTCGCGATCGTCCGTGACTACCTCGAGCGAGCCGGCTTCACCGACGTGAGGACCGAGCTGCGCACGGAACGCCGGCGGGGCGGCGACCCGTTGCACGCCGCCTGGGCACGCACCACCTGA